From Vanessa tameamea isolate UH-Manoa-2023 chromosome 26, ilVanTame1 primary haplotype, whole genome shotgun sequence, one genomic window encodes:
- the LOC113399206 gene encoding histone acetyltransferase KAT6A-like isoform X7, which yields MATGEYPYSECSGPAQIYKKVVSGVKPQSLEKVTIPEVKDIIESCIKPNKADRPKVKDLLNHEFFGEDIGLRLEIVGRDLVTSSDITKIQFRLKIIDPKKRSYTHKENEAIQFEFDMQHDDCEEVAKDMAKAGLIMEEDARIVFKLLKSQLISLNRERSEKKAQMLFNQELINEQNMQQQLLLEQQLRQVKMIQNQQQSGPVDQVKAGLLNGVGPQPTLASVQLDQQSQLLQAQQQLLQHQFQQHLNNEEKAMKLFQHNLMQARMSPSLTGDQQILQQQQLLQQQQFLEQNLKQQVMMEQNLLNQQMLEQTVTNQVLMEQQAQQALFEPQQNTLQPNLLNQQLVANEINNQNQALQQQIIQQQQNIIAHQAAAIQQKQLEEQFTAQENIITGPQTNLVSNQALDPSLQNLQNILAQIIHRPDTLQSRKDSESEQMQQQQFLQQQQAQQQHQQQQQQQQQQQQQQQQQQQQQQQQQQQQQQQQQQQQQQQQHQQQQQQQQQQQQQQQHPQQLQQQIINQQAENELQKNALQEQESMQQKQNIMNIQMQQSAGQSMNFQQNQQFMHPNLLTAVDPTILAQQQQVAQAQHQVAQAQQQLNMQKQMLAQQQLVLQQQLITHQQMQMPGQTLSPQHIRNLQQQQYLAQQELQLQTQQNIIDQQNLALLAQKQQLMGQQQQKVEEILRAQRPIYTRQGSEQSQISTTEVHDHQQPVVSEQYHQQKPLLQPQMSMDQMQYQNQQYVEKQLQKQPSEEQPYHPQVQPMQGQSLPHNMMMQNFSLMQQNERQISSHEGTPVQNFTANPLQMYQQSQPVQTMSNIAYSSVETSIPSTVPTTIPQNPPVTQYQQVDTVPTSNASSVPSSIPASMPTQVPQEVKPQNQVHDTVPQQLSIQAEEAFMPNGCHKEQFHTPMTEFPSGATHAEAIRQPELSSVEEKQVETQQQDGTAVPSPITSEKKSRGSKKRSREKEKFPRLTLLTISDDNTVVECLLESKSKTVTFKFHVPDVNPEELANNLVANNLLPEWQSGAFTELIGDIVRELRDPALARAPGRLRLNIDKTDYDSETTERDENLTDSNQDNSECTTPTASQDSIALAELADEAEPPTPVAGLPPAPPLAGPPVGPAACLPTVDALARKISTASSIGSNQSDGGSVADRSGSMESNGEKKSQKPTRKISRFLVSPVVDRGEDVPEEKVDRTSAESDKPVEAPKVAEVTKEPPREPQVNGLPEPEPAPAPVSQPVPVPQPEAVPVTQPEPPAPVATQMTQAIPSDKFVPTHQYPLPTQLSHAPQAVTDHRALDMKQMLSESAGGAIVQTSVQPNVTSTIPQNLQSTIPQNFPFPSTINSTLFNGTLQPNLTNLTTPLQIATDTPLLGLSQVGTPMGVGGELGLNIGLGQVAPGLADPMGLSRLQLTQSSLTPTPGVSDSLANAENIQRMLLKQNIINQQQNLSGPNLLGLLNQPQFPQPELSLHNNLLTNAQPGPMCRLPYAPPRYYQPMLATANELIAQQQALQNSGQLNQPMSQLGLGLGLGAPLQPALAQNLGLQQNIGLATQNLALNQNIMGQNLGQNLGLAGQNLGLSGQNLMGGQNLGLGGQGLGLSGQNLSLMGQNLGHLVAQRAVHSALARRAADIDIGLANVNSTGSSQPSTPNKSQSYSEYMLTLQNKLASISNSGPVSPQSPLEYSPALSPTHKQMHSIPGHKRDAADGGAEGGAEGGESAEGGEAAGSHAERLAHLDHELSKISLHYKHAQPKDAYSEHGADINDAAVENYHEERVPGARFQLSRAAALRGYALCRLLPADAAHGKDKLDLSQSQFVGEGGLDELSCDNTSLCEDAGEASADADADAGADTDADADADADVDCDTYVLTDRTRARRYVLDDALAERRHVILDPAPPLSDSRPSPGEAVETAEAGEFERSYLVLDTLRDMTCTVIDRTLALEDDACFARFTERRHRDEAPASVGLSVSEEFARWRSAAPPEPPPALPGVPAAPGAPTARRRLLRDLPAADLMADLYVDDALTDRGTSGSVMFKSLLINAIENLVLLVWHVRLYGRVSEHMPPLTSLLTIL from the exons ATGGCGACCGGCGAGTACCCCTACAGCGAGTGCAGCGGGCCCGCGCAGATATACAAGAAGGTGGTCTCG ggtgTTAAGCCTCAAAGCTTAGAGAAAGTCACAATACCGGAAGTGAAGGACATCATCGAGTCGTGTATTAAACCTAACAAAGCCGACAG GCCGAAAGTGAAAGATCTGCTTAACCACGAGTTCTTCGGCGAGGACATCGGACTCCGGCTAGAGATCGTGGGGCGGGATCTCGTCACTTCATCAGACATAACCAAGATACAGTTCCGGTTGAAGATCATCGATCCAAAGAAACG GTCGTACACACACAAGGAGAACGAAGCGATCCAGTTCGAGTTCGACATGCAGCACGACGACTGCGAGGAGGTCGCCAAGGACATGGCCAAGGCCGGCCTCATCATGGAGGAGGACGCCAGGATCGTCTTCAAACTCCTCAAGTCGCAGCTCATCAGCCTCAACCG cgAGAGGAGTGAGAAGAAAGCTCAGATGCTGTTTAACCAGGAGTTGATTAATGAACAGAATATGCAGCAGCAATTACTTTTGGAGCAACAGTTGAGACAG GTTAAAATGATCCAGAACCAACAACAATCAGGTCCAGTGGATCAAGTGAAGGCTGGTCTGCTAAATGGCGTTGGTCCACAGCCGACTCTGGCATCCGTACA GCTAGATCAACAATCTCAACTGCTGCAGGCTCAACAACAGCTACTACAACATCAGTTTCAGCAGCATCTTAATAATGAAGAAAAAGCCATGAAATTGTTTCAGCATAATCTAATGCAGGCACGTATGTCACCTTCTCTCACGGGCGATCAGCAAATCTTGCAACAGCAGCAGCTTCTTCAGCAGCAGCAGTTTCTAGAACAAAATCTCAAACAACAGGTGATGATGGAACAGAATCTCCTTAATCAGCAGATGTTAGAACAAACGGTAACCAACCAAGTTTTGATGGAACAACAGGCTCAGCAAGCTCTTTTCGAACCGCAGCAAAATACACTACAACCGAATTTATTAAATCAGCAGTTAGTagcaaatgaaattaataatcagAATCAAGCGCTGCAGCAGCAAATAATACAGcagcaacaaaatattatcGCTCATCAGGCAGCGGCGATTCAACAAAAACAGTTGGAGGAGCAATTTACGGCCcaggaaaatataattactggACCTCAAACGAATCTCGTTTCGAATCAAGCATTAGACCCATCCTTACAAAACttgcaaaatattttagctCAGATTATACACAGGCCGGACACGTTGCAGTCAAGAAAAGACTCCGAGTCAGAACAAATGCAACAGCAACAATTTTTGCAGCAGCAGCAGGCACAACAGCAACATCAGCAGCAACAACAACAGCAGCAACAacagcaacaacaacaacagcaacaacaacagcagcagcagcagcaacaacaacaacaacaacagcagcagcagcagcaacaacaacagcagcaacatcaacaacaacaacagcagcagcaacaacagcaacaacaacaacaacatccGCAGCAACTACAACAACAAATTATAAATCAGCAAGCTGAAAATGAACTTCAAAAAAATGCTTTGCAAGAGCAGGAATCCATGCAACAGAAGcagaatataatgaatatacaaATGCAACAATCAGCTGGTCAAAGTATGAATTTTCAGCAAAATCAACAGTTTATGCATCCAAACTTGTTAACGGCTGTGGATCCTACTATTCTCGCGCAACAGCAGCAAGTAGCACAAGCTCAACATCAAGTAGCTCAAGCTCAACAACAATTAAATATGCAAAAGCAAATGTTAGCACAGCAGCAACTCGTACTTCAGCAACAATTAATAACTCACCAACAGATGCAAATGCCAGGACAAACTCTTTCGCCACAGCATATACGAAACTTgcaacaacaacaatatttagctCAACAGGAGTTACAATTGCAAACCCAACAGAATATAATAGATCAGCAAAATTTAGCGTTGTTGGCTCAAAAACAGCAACTAATGGGGCAGCAGCAGCAGAAAGTGGAGGAGATATTAAGAGCACAACGGCCAATATACACACGTCAAGGATCAGAGCAAAGCCAAATAAGCACAACGGAGGTTCACGATCATCAGCAACCTGTAGTTTCCGAACAATATCATCAGCAAAAACCACTTCTCCAACCTCAGATGTCGATGGATCAAATGCAGTATCAGAATCAACAATATGTAGAAAAACAGTTACAAAAACAACCGTCCGAAGAGCAACCTTACCATCCTCAAGTGCAACCAATGCAGGGCCAATCGCTTCCTCATAATATGATGATGCAAAATTTCAGCTTAATGCAGCAGAACGAGAGGCAGATATCTAGTCATGAAGGCACACCTGTGCAAAATTTTACTGCCAATCCTCTGCAAATGTACCAACAGAGTCAGCCTGTGCAAACTATGTCGAACATTGCATATAGTTCCGTGGAAACATCCATACCGTCTACAGTTCCTACAACAATACCTCAAAATCCTCCTGTGACACAATATCAGCAGGTGGATACTGTGCCGACGTCGAATGCTTCATCGGTACCATCGTCAATTCCAGCCTCTATGCCTACCCAGGTGCCTCAAGAAGTCAAACCTCAAAATCAAGTCCACGATACGGTGCCTCAGCAACTAAGCATTCAAGCCGAAGAAGCTTTTATGCCAAATGGTTGTCATAAAGAACAGTTCCACACCCCGATGACAGAGTTCCCTTCGGGTGCGACACATGCTGAGGCTATACGGCAGCCTGAACTAAGCTCCGTTGAAGAAAAACAAGTGGAAACCCAACAACAGGATG GCACAGCGGTACCGTCTCCCATAACGAGCGAAAAGAAAAGTCGTGGTTCCAAGAAGCGTTCTCGAGAGAAAGAGAAGTTTCCTCGTCTCACGTTACTGACGATAAGCGACGATAACACGGTGGTCGAATGCCTGCTCGAGTCGAAGTCGAAGACCGTAACCTTCAAGTTCCACGTGCCAGATGTCAACCCTGAAGAACTCGCCAATAATCTT GTGGCGAACAACCTGCTGCCCGAGTGGCAGAGCGGCGCCTTCACCGAGCTCATCGGCGACATCGTGCGCGAGCTGCGCGACCCCGCGCTGGCCCGCGCGCCCGGCCGCCTGCGCCTCAACATCGACAAG ACGGATTACGACTCCGAGACGACCGAGCGCGACGAAAATCTAACTGATTCCAATCAGGACAACTCCGAGTGCACCACACCCACCGCGTCGCAGGACAGCATCGCGCTGGCCGAGCTGGCGGACGAGGCCGAGCCGCCCACGCCGGTCGCCGGCCTGCCTCCCGCCCCGCCTCTCGCCGGGCCCCCCGTGGGGCCTGCCGCCTGCCTGCCGACCGTCGACGCGCTGGCGCGGAAGATCAGCACCGCCTCGTCTATAG GTTCTAATCAGTCGGATGGAGGATCGGTAGCGGATCGGTCCGGTAGTATGGAATCGAACGGCGAGAAGAAATCCCAAAAACCCACTCGAAAGATTTCGAGATTTCTAGTCAGTCCCGTCGTAGACCGCGGCGAGGATGTCCCGGAGGAAAAAGTCGACCGGACGTCCGCCGAGTCGGATAAACCGGTAGAGGCTCCAAAAGTAGCCGAAGTCACCAAAGAACCGCCCCGCGAGCCACAAGTGAACGGTCTCCCGGAACCGGAGCCGGCACCGGCGCCTGTTTCGCAACCGGTGCCCGTTCCACAACCGGAAGCCGTACCAGTCACGCAGCCGGAACCGCCCGCACCGGTGGCGACGCAGATGACTCAAGCCATTCCTTCAGATAAATTCGTTCCTACGCATCAGTATCCTCTGCCGACGCAACTGTCGCACGCGCCACAGGCCGTCACCGACCACCGGGCGCTGGACATGAAGCAGATGCTGAGCGAGTCGGCGGGCGGGGCCATCGTACAGACGTCAGTGCAACCGAACGTCACGTCTACAATACCGCAAAATCTCCAGTCGACGATACCGCAAAATTTCCCTTTTCCGAGCACGATTAATTCTACCTTATTTAATGGTACATTACAACCAAATCTTACAAACTTAACGACTCCATTACAAATAGCAACTGATACGCCGCTGCTCGGGCTGAGCCAAGTCGGAACGCCTATGGGTGTGGGTGGAGAGTTGGGACTGAATATAGGTCTGGGGCAAGTGGCGCCGGGGCTCGCTGATCCGATGGGGCTCAGCAGGCTGCAACTGACGCAATCCTCATTGACCCCAACCCCGGGGGTTTCCGACTCGCTAGCGAATGCAGAGAATATTCAGAGGATGTTGCTTAAGcagaatataataaa cCAACAGCAGAATCTCTCAGGACCGAATCTACTGGGTCTTCTCAACCAGCCGCAGTTCCCCCAACCGGAGCTCTCGCTGCATAACAACCTGCTGACTAACGCGCAACCTG GCCCCATGTGTCGCCTGCCCTACGCCCCGCCGCGCTACTACCAGCCCATGCTGGCCACCGCTAACGAACTCATAG CTCAGCAGCAAGCCTTGCAAAATTCGGGTCAGCTTAACCAGCCGATGTCGCAGTTGGGCTTGGGCTTGGGTCTGGGCGCTCCGCTGCAGCCCGCCCTGGCACAGAACCTCGGTCTCCAACAGAACATAGGCCTCGCCACGCAGAACCTCGCACTCAATCAGAACATTATGGGACAGAATCTTGGACAGAATTTAG GTCTAGCCGGTCAAAATCTAGGTTTAAGCGGTCAGAATCTCATGGGCGGTCAGAACCTCGGACTCGGTGGTCAGGGGCTGGGGCTGAGCGGCCAAAACCTGTCGCTGATGGGACAGAACCTCGGACATCTCGTGGCCCAGCGAGCCGTGCACAGCGCACTCGCGCGCAGAGCCGCCGACATCGACATCG GGCTGGCGAACGTGAACTCGACGGGCTCGTCGCAGCCGAGCACGCCCAACAAGAGTCAGTCCTACAGCGAGTACATGCTCACGCTGCAGAACAAACTCGCCTCCATCTCTAACAGC ggTCCAGTTTCTCCACAATCTCCTCTAGAATATAGTCCTGCGTTATCGCCAACACACAAACAGATGCATTCAATTCCAGGacataag CGAGATGCAGCCGACGGAGGCGCAGAGGGCGGCGCGGAGGGCGGCGAGAGCGCGGAGGGCGGCGAGGCGGCCGGCTCGCACGCCGAGCGGCTGGCGCACCTCGATCACGAGCTCAGCAAGATCAGTCTGCACTACAAGCACGCGCAGCCCAAG GACGCGTACAGCGAGCACGGTGCGGACATCAACGACGCCGCCGTTGAGAATTACCATGAgg AGCGCGTGCCGGGCGCGCGCTTCCAGCTGTCGCGCGCCGCCGCGCTGCGCGGGTACGCGCTGTGCCGCCTGCTGCCCGCCGACGCCGCGCACG GCAAAGATAAACTGGACCTATCTCAGAGTCAATTCGTCGGAGAGGGGGGGCTGGACGAGTTGTCGTGCGACAACACGTCGCTGTGCGAGGACGCGGGCGAGGCGTCGGCGGACGCGGACGCGGACGCGGGAGCGGACACGGACGCGGACGCGGACGCGGATGCCGACGTCGACTGCGACACGTACGTGCTGACGGACCGTACGCGCGCGCGCCGCTACGTGCTGGACGACGCGCTGGCGGAGCGCCGACACGTCATCCTGGACCCCGCGCCGCCCCTG agcgATTCGAGGCCGAGCCCCGGCGAGGCAGTCGAGACGGCCGAAGCAGGCGAGTTCGAACGTAGCTACCTGGTCCTGGACACGCTGCGGGATATGACCTGCACGGTCATCGACCGCACGCTGGCTTTAGAGGACGATGCCTGCTTCGCGCGCTTTACGGAAAGGAGGCATCGCGACGAGGCGCCGGCCAGCGTTGGACTCTCCGTGAGCGAAGAGTTCGCGCGCTGGCGAAGTGCCGCACCTCCCGAGCCCCCTCCCGCGCTCCCTGGGGTCCCCGCGGCTCCCGGGGCCCCCACTGCGCGTCGCCGGCTGCTTCGCGACCTGCCCGCCGCCGACCTGATGGCCGACCTCTACGTCGACGACGCGCTCACCGACAGAGGTACTAGCGGATCTGTCatgtttaaaagtttattaataaatgcgaTAGAAAATTTGGTGCTGCTTGTATGGCATGTTCGATTATATGGGAGGGTAAGCGAACATATGCCGCCACTGACGTCACTACTAACTATCCTTTGA